The window GCTGTCATGTTATCTTGTGGAGACCTTGCCTTAGAGGGTCTTTTTACCAAGCAGTTTGAGTTCACTGAGGAGAGCCTCCGGGATGCAGGGATTGACAGTGGAGACGTTCTTGCTCTGGGGCTGATGAGCAAGTTCACCACTCAAATGCTCTTTCCTGTCTACAAGTTCTTTCACGTTTCCTTTCAAGAGTACCTGGCAGCCAAGCGTCTGAGTGACCACTTTGAATCTGATACTGAGGAGCAGCTGAAAAGAGGCTGGTGCTATCTGGCTCAAATTAACACGTACTTCAAAGTAATGTTTGACTATCAATCCTTTTTGAGCTATGCATGTAGTTTCTCTGCAACAACCACAGAAAAGATTGTCCGCCACTTGTTTTCCGCCTCAGAAAGTCAAGACTTTTTTGAATCCAGGACAGAAAATATGAAACTCTTAGAGAAACATCCACAACATCTACACAATGCACAAATGGTTAGAAAGTTTCTACACACAAGCGCTTCAAGAGAAATTTGgagggaacattttttggagTTTACAATAAAGATATCTCTTCACAGCAGTTGTTTGCCCAGCTGTGCTCCCCATATCCTCCAATACCTTTCTGGGAAAAGTCTGCAATTTGCAGAAATGGGAGGTGGGAATGCAATagaaatgtttttcaatttatACCCACAATCCCTTTCTTTGCTGAGTGATGtagtcattttaattacagggtttgaaaaaactgatgcaaaccattttttgaaaattgaaaatgcCCTAAAGTCTCCCTGCCAGCCTTCGGTTGAGGAAGACTATGCTCCAGCTTTCCAGCTACTGAGAGATGTGGCAGAAATGAATATCGCAAATGAACGGAAAATCGATCATATTCAATCAATGAGGCTCTGTCATCTGAGTGAAACCACAGTTAGCACCCTTGTGAGGGTGGGACAGGGACATACTCTCCCTctacttaaaataaaagtttcgtACCTGCACAGACTGGCAGATGGAGATCGAGTAAAGTTACAGTGCTTGTTCACTGTTTTTCACAGTGTTGAACTCATTTTGGAAAGTGCTGAAGGTTTCCTGGAGAGTATTCAAGACATAATTGAACAAAATTGGGCTAACTTTAGAAGACTTGCGTTTTCTGGAAGTCACTTAACCAGACAAGAGGAAGATCTTGTGATATCAATGTCATCCCTGGAGCACCTCGATTTATTCTCTAAGAAAACCCCAGGTATGCAAAAGTACTAGTTAATTGTTGCTTTAACATTTGATTGGTTCCATTTCATAGAGTGAGAATTAGTAGATTCTAGATGAATGTTACAAATGAACAGGGTTACAaatgaattctgaaaaaaagggTTTTGCTTCTTTTGTGATGAGATGCATGTCCTCTGGGAATGTAAAGCCAGCAGCATTAAGGTTATACTGCATGTTGCCTCACAAAATATTTCCATTGAccattttgtctttattttgtcttctttttgggGAACCTAGGGTATCTCTTTACAATTACTATTTTAGATGCTGAGGTTATGATGCTATTTATGATGCTTGGCAAAACACAAACACTCCTTTTGTATTTCCTTTGTTATCCAGAAAGTAGCCTTGGAAGTGGCTTTCTGTCTTTTCCCCATTACAACATTAATAGAGTTTTTAAACAGAAGTCTGAGAGACCAAATCCCTCCTCCCAAGCTCCCCTTTCTTGTAATCTTTTCTACACACCTCCCTCCACCCCAACTTCATTTTTTACTGCTGCCTCTCTGGTTTATTCCTCATAAGTGAGCAGGATTTTGGCAAATTTGACTTTTCACGCAGGGCTGTCATCTCTTCAGGCAGGcaaattaaagcaaaataataaaactaaaacacaaatCCCTTTTTATTAATTGCCTTATCTCAATTAAAATGTGACCAAGCTATTGGATTATTGTTTGATTGGTTTATTGAAGTTTACATTCTAGGTGACTATACAACACCTAGAATAAAAGCTCTATCCTTTGAAAGCGAATCATAAaagaatcctttttttttcctgttgccAAAGAGCTCTGATCTCTAATAATTGATTTTGGTTTGATGTTGTACAATGCAGGGAGTGGGTGAGTGGCAATCAATATACATTAATGAGACACTTTTTTTGCCTCTAGAGTTTTTGATCTCAAATCTGGACAAGCTATCTCGTCTCAAAGAACTGAAAGTCACAAGTGAGTCAAAAGTACTTGATAGCATATTAGATGGATTCAAACATCTTCAGAATTTGGATGCATTCACTCTTAAACTTTTTGATTCTGAAGATGACACAAGCAAACTTGGTATGTctggtttttttatttctaacttttaaacacatcagaTTCTCTCATTCTTTCATCAGAGCATTCTAAAAAAGTCTTAACAATACTGTGTCCATTGTCACTTACTTTTCATGATAACATGTATCCTTGCAGCTTTATAAGAACTTTTGtgttctgcaaaaaaaacatacacacaagtCCATGGTTTAGAAAAATCTCTGTCACTGCAGAgctcttttattttcaaaaagttaAACAAAGTGAAATCCAAAATGATTCTCAAAATATTAGTCATCAGCATCCTAGCTGCTTCAATAGCTTGTTGTTGCTTTGTTCACCTTTATACTATAGCTCTTTCATCTTCTCTCAGTCATCTGCTTCTTGTAAGCCTGTGTTGGCTCACTGTCAGAGCTCCAGTGTGTGTTATACTTCTAGTTAGACCTCATGTACTAACTACAGACAAATACTAGCTGATGGTCtatcacattattattaatttgtaagCTTATTAGAAGGGAAGCATAGTAGCATGGCTGTTAGAATTGCTACCTCATAGTTGCAGAGACTTGTATCGCATTCTGGCATTGGGCTTCTGTCTGTGTGAAGATTGCATGTATATCTTTGTATCCATTGAGGTTTTTATGAGGAGCCCCCGTTTGTCTACAATAGCAAAGAATTTTAAGCTGGATGGCCTATTTTAAAATTCCCTTTAATCCAATAGCCCTGCGATCAACTGAAGTCCTGTCCACTAGAAGAGAACACGTGCAATCTCAGCTGTTTTTCTAgttctgtgcttccaggatATGTTCCAGCTTGTCACGACATCAGGATAAGCACTTTCATAATGTATACAAATACTCaagaaaaatgttcttttgttaaTAGACATGTGTTGGTATGTAGCTggatcctttaaaaaaatctcaattaATAAAGCTTCTCGCATTGGaaaccatacagtattttatgcaCACACTAgtctacaaaaacaaaacttttatgCCATTTAATTACCCAAATGGAAGGTATTGTTGATACATTGTTATTGAGGTctgtgttatttattaaaagtccattctgttttgcatAAACATATCTAAACCTACAGCTAGACctcctgttgctgttgctgatattgtttttatttccagccTTCCTTCTGTGACATTTTCCCAATCTCAAACACATAAGTCTCAGGTTGCCCAGGTGTCCGAATTTCAATGAAGTCACCGCAGTGCTTTCCACCTGTAGAAAACTTGAACATATTCACTTTGAGCACTTCCTTCATTTTGACAGAGGTGTATCAGAATTAGGTAAGCATGTTGAACTGTCCATAGAAACCGTGAAAGCTTAGAACTCTTGGTCACCCTTTTGTTTACGTATCCTTTGTAACTGTAGAGGTTCAAGTGGTGTCAGCTTgaactgtgtctgtgtgtgctgtctgctaaggagcaagtaaaggctaattccacactgaaacatAGCAAGGCAAAATCCAGCATTCTGGCTgatgagccttcttcaggtgtgagaaagagaggaagATAGCAGTAATACAAAGCACACAAGAACAAAGAGCATAGTAGGTGAGAATAGGTACacaggtgagaggtgaggtgtatatgaaccccagtgtgtagtTGATGAGTGTCAGCCCTGCTCTGAGTGTGTGAAGTTTGTGTGAACATGAAAGTGTCAGTGATGAGTGTCAGCTTTGCTCTGACTGTCTGTACTTGTTTCCAAGTATTGTGTCACTTTGTTTCCAAGTGACATTTAGTATGGATTGACACTCTGCAATGTTGCTCACGTCATTCTGTCCAGTGTGGATGCACCTTCACTCAAAAAAATCAGatgatttcaaagaaaactgtCCTGAAACAGAATAGTGGTTATTGGACTATTGCTCGACTGAgttaatgttgttttatttcataacagCATCTGCACTGCCCAAATTTGAAAACATGAAAGTCTTAAATCTAGAAACCCAGGATATTCAGGATAAAGGATCTACCCAGATATTTGGTAAGGCTCTTTTTTCTTCCATTCCTCACAATAACATATTGCTGTGCCTCACTATCAGAAGTGAATTTATTGCATATACGAACACCTTGTGAAACTGCCTTCCTCCCTGTTTCAAGCTCAGGCCCTAGAATCACTGGTGAATTTGAAAGAGCTGCATCTTCCTTTAGGCAACGGAATGAAAGCCGCCTTGCCCACTGTGCTAGAGCAGCTACAACATATCAGGCAGCTGCAAGTTCTGACCATTGGGGTCATACTGGAGGATCACAGCCTTTACCAGTTGGGTAAGTGTGCAGGGGTCGTCCCCAAGGGAGGTGGGATGGAGCAGGAGGTCACAACAGTGCCAGAGAATAACAATTGGGAATGGCTGAATTTAGAAATGCAATAAACAATATCGAGGTTACTTGAAATGCACGCAACTCTGTGAAATATGGgtctgtttgtgccctgtgatggactagtgtcctgtccagggtatattCAGGCTCACACTGGTTCCTTGCCACCGTGACCTTGTATTGGGAAAAgctgtttgaaaatggatggaaaaacATTAGAAAGTCCCAGATCATAGTGAGTCTGAATATCTATTAATATACAAATTTTACTTATTCTCCCTCTTAATacatgtactttttattttcagccaAACTGTCAAAAGAGAGCTTTCTTCAGTCCGTTCAGAAACTGGACCTCGAGATCAATCATGGGGTCACCGACGCAGGCTGGAGGGATTTTTTCCAAACCCTGGACAACCTGCCCCATTTAAAAGACCTCCTTGTTTCCCGACACTACAGTAAGACCCTGAAACCCCACGCCTCCACGGTCAGGGCCTTTGTGCAGTGTGTGTCCCGGCTGCCCAGCCTGATGCTCATTGTCATGTATGGTTGGCTGCTGGACTCCGAAGACCTGAACATGTTTAACCAGATGAAAAGGCAACACCCTCAATCTCAATGTTTAAAACTCATTTGGCAGTGGGTGCTGCCCTTCTCACCGCAGATCCTGAGAGAAACATTTTAACATAGGGAGTAAAAAGTTTAGGAAAGGAGCTCCGGTATCTTAAGGGATGTTTGCTTGTGGTGCTTAGTTCTTTTAAGATGTTTAGTTTGTCTTAATAAGGTGGGTAGATTTGTTCAATCCATGACTTACCTTATCTTTTGACACAATGACGGTTTACAACTAAAGGAAGATTGTTTGGCATGAATAGATAAATAGACACATAAacagtgttttattgttttcagaTTCTGTTTCATAAGGTGCAATCATGCCTGCCTGGAGGCTTCTATATGGTTATTTTTTTAGTGATGACTAAATGATTAGTTTAAGAGTAACAGGTCTTGTTAAATGTGTTGTATTTTTGCCGATATTACTGCTATAAAGGCAAAATTACCAAGAAATTCTGAACTCTGTGTTCTTTGTTAAGTTTTAGGTAATAAACTCTCAGTAATGTTATGAGGTGGAACTGTCTGAACTTGATTTTTTTGGTGTTTGAGGTTGGTGATTGTGATTGGGGATAGTATAAACAAGGCactataatattaaatatactcaTACTCCAGATACTCATACCCATGatgaaatagaaacaaaatcaTCATACAGTAGCAGAATATATCCAATCCAATTATGAATTTGATAAGGTGTGTTAGTGTTCAGTTTAAAGCTAAAAATCTTATGCTGTTCAGTAGTTGTAATAGCATTTCACAAAGTCATGTCTGTCCTAAatatttatttggattccaaaaaACATAAGGGACACATTTATTCCTTTTAATACAAATCCCAAAAATAAATCTACATTATATTTCAGGTTTTTGTAAGATGGAAACCACTGGAATtatctagagcagtggttctcaaactgtggtacgcgtaccggcagtggtacgctgcgtgccgccaggtggtacgccaaatgaccctggaactgtgtcgtgtgcgctgaaaaatcaggacgggttttcatattttgtattttaatacgtgtcgaataagcagcctacgtactacgatacagtgcgcgctaatacttcagtggacacaagagatactctgtaattctataccactctataggaatgcgtgctacggatgcccaattgtatttaaaaaaagctactgtatctccagcaaatagggagaaaggagaatgtgcgtgattttggaacaatgccaacgttgtaaacacaggaatgcatagaaatacgtgctacgaatgcaggtaatcttgtgagcacacgaaagcgtgatagaaaaatatttaagaactgttctaatttgagaaaaatacaccgagcgcctctgtgtttcgctcccatgcgcatgaaataaaaactttaaataaaaacggaaacgcggaaaaatgcaaacttgcggattgctaaagcaggtaagctacactatttttgaagaaccttatttaccgttggcaaaagagctgacacgtattatgtgtagagaaaaaactgctaaacagctcgacctgctgcccccctccccctgaaagacacagtcattcatagaattattgaaatgaaggattatatcaaaagtacactgatagagcgcgttaagatgagcagatgtttttcactacaattagatgagtctgtagtcgatttggccaatttgctcgtttacgttagatacgagtttgagggtatgtcccatgaggactttctgttctgtaaaccactaccaacaggaactacaggtgAACACATTTCAGCtcctgaatgaatttatcgaagagaatggcctcgactggataaaatgcgtctgagtttgtacagacggtggtagaccaatgacaagccgacataacagtgtagttgcacgaattatattgctccagaaattaatatacgcattacaacatccaccgagagatctttgccgtcaagaaaatgcctgacgatttaatatcgttgttgtgaattgtatcaaggctcgaaaaattaattcacatctgctttgctcaactaaacaggctcacccctctcactgaaattgtgttttttattagttgttgttaatgttttttttttctgtaaaacactttgagaagccacctttaaaggcgctatatcaaatcaagtttattattataacatttattatatgtgtgtgtgcacgcgcgctcatgttggtcattgagaatttctggggttcctatgagatgatgacttgtaggtggtatttggatgctttggttgggttaggggtggtacttggtccaaaaagtttgagaaccactgatctagaGGCTTCTGAAGGTGTCTTATTACCCTGGGGTAACAAAAGGGGTAACATACACAAGGGACTGTCAGCAATTATCGTATCATCATGGTTGTCAGCTCTCTGAAGACTGCAGGCACAAGGTCACTGACCTCCACGTGTTTGAAGATGGCTGTAAAAGAATCCACCAACGTTCTTCTAAACTTCTAAACTCTTGATCCAATACAgggtgaataataataatatccctggcactatactggggcattaggacccacatagaccacagggtgagtgccccttgctggccccactaacacctcttccagcctcTAAAGGCACAGATGGGTCTTCAGGAGGTACCTTCTGATGCCAGAGCTGGAGGTGAGTATTTGAATCGACCACAGGGAACCTGTGGTGTTTGCTGCTTCCCTTTGAAGTGGAGCGTCTTTCTCTCACTGTCTTCATCTATGCAATAGATATTGCCATAGTaatattgtaaatacagtagaGTAGGAAAATTAAAGTTGACTGTATTACATATAACCTCCCCTAAATACACATGCAGCTTTTCAGGCTCAGAAGCTCAGTTGTACACAGTTTCCCAATCAGGCACTGAATCCATGTTAACACCCCTTCCCCCTTTTCAGGCTCTCGTGCTGTGCCGAGTTAATGAAATATGAATGGAGAATTCTATTTATATCAAATACATGTAGCATTCAGACAAGCAGAGTGCTGCAGCTACAAAAGCTCTAGCTGACTTGACCGGCATGCTTTTTTCAGAAAAGTGTGAGTGAAGATTTTTCACAGTTGTATTTTGTGAGTGTTATTTGAGTTTCAATTAGCAGTGTATTCATATCATATTGGACAAAAATTGGCCTTTCGTTAAGCATTATTCTTTTTGTGCAGCAACATGAAGATTTTATGTTGTACACAAGGATagagtgattaaaattaaaaatatgtttcagtattttaaagtgtttaaaacatGTCAATCTCTTTGCTATTTTTTGGTATCTATTTCTCTGACTCTGTGAATCTCTGTTAATTTACAGTAGCTATCCATCCccttatttctgttttatctCTCTTTTTATCTCTCTATTGCCTTATCCACCCCATCTCCCTGTAAATCTAGATCTATCCTCTCTATCTCTATAAATCTCTTCATCTCTCTATCCCTGTTTCTGTCTGTCTATCTCTATCTTTATCTTTCCCTCTATTCCCtctttctccctctgtctctccatcTCTCTTCCTCCTTTCTCTCTGTCGTTCTGGATTTGATCTCTCTATCCCCCTATCCTTTTCTATATCTTAATCTTTCTCTTTATACAGCCCTCTATCTAGCTCCTATTTCTCTATTTGTCTATTTCTCCATCTCTATTCCCCCTTCGTTCTCTGTCAGACTGGATCTTTATCTCTCTATCTAGCTCTCTCTAtcccctctttctctccctctatctctccatctctctcccCCCTTTCTCTCTAGCAGTCTGACTGTCTCTGTACCCCATATCCTTCTATCTGTATCAATCTATATCTTTATCTTTCTCTCTATCCAAATATCCATCTCCACATCCCATCTCTAGTTCTCTCTCTATCCCCTATGACTCTATCAATCTAGCTCTTTATCTCTTTATCTCTCATCTCTCTATCTCTACCTACAGTAGCTCTTTCTCTCTATATAGCTCTCTGTCTTCCTACAGTATCTCTATCTCTCTCTATCATTATCTCCATCTCTATGTGATAAAAATGAACagctcccctccccccccccagctccTTCTCTCTCACACATGTGCTCTGTACTCCCGAGTGAATCCTGGTGAATTTTAAGCACACATCATCACCCCTTGCTCCCCCTCCCTCTGTGTGCTTAGTCTCTGCAAGCTGCTTCATCTTTTCTTCATCTTTTCTTCCATACATTCCATCTGTCAGCTCTCTCGATGATTTGTTTCCTCTTTCTGTTCATTTAACTCATATGCCACACACATACGTATATTGGGCTGATTTTCTGTCGTGCGTGCCTTTTCTGGGATGGATTGCTCACAAAGAAGTTTAATACTCCTTCTTTTTGGTAAGTACCATGATGGATCTGTCCACCCACCTGCCTGTCTTTCTGTCAGTGTTTCATTGTGTTCTCCACACATCCTATTTCCATGTGTCGGTCTGTATTGCTTTGTGATTATACAGCTAGTTCTTAATGGTTGtctacaaaataaatatgtgagagagacacacttTGGACAATTAACACAGAACAGCATTACTTTATCACAGGGAATGAATAAAGCAACACTAATTCTCCAACAATAATATCTCCTTGTATAACAGTCCCTCTTAATTACACTGGTACTTTCCCATTGCAACCTTTTTTATGGGTGCTCCAAGCACACCAATCCACCTCTGCTAAGTCCTTAGTTTTCTCTTTCTGGCTTAGGGATTGTAAAAAGGCTGTGCCATTGTAAAAAAGTATTTGAGTGGTTGTAATATTATTGCAGTTAGGCATTGCAGGACAGGGGACTAAGTGAAAGCCAATCTGTGTGCTGTTCATCAGCCCCAGTATAGACGCAAATGTTCTTTCTCTCAGATTCTGGGCTTTGCTAATGTTCTGGTGTGGTATCATTTGTACAGTCTCtactccccctccctctctctcaacTCCCAGGCTTGATCCAATGTTAATGTGTTGGATTATTGCTTTGAATTCTCCACACTTCCCTGAGATCTGCTGTTCCTCTGGTAAACCACATTGTTTCTCATCTTCCCAGTCACGTAAGGTCTGTATTAatcctctctctttctcaatCTCTGTTAGCGTGCTCCGTCTTCCCATCTCTGGGTGCTTCGGTGGAGGGGCGCAGGGAGGTACACTGTAATGGCATTTACCGTGGTTTCTCTGAGTGTCTCCTGCGCCTGGGAGAcagcatgagccgttacgtcgAGGAGGAGCTGGTGGAGGAGCAGGACATAGACAACGTGTGTGCGTGAGTCGCCCGGATTCTCTGCATGCATGCGCATGTGTGTGGCTTGTAGTGTATTTTCGATTGCTCATGCACCTCCTAGCTTAGCCTTCGTGAAGCATGGCTATCTAAATGGAGTTGCACACACTGTCGTTAGATTACTACAAAGGAAGTGATGGAGTTAAGCGAATGTGAATAAAGAACAGAGAAGATGGCTTCCTGCATTGCGTGTGCTCCATATTACTTCTATTACTGTATTGCTAAAtgcatactatacagtatgtgtagaggTACTATAGAACATGGCTGTGTACTTTTCAagactgataataataataataataataataataaactttattttatatagcgcctttaaatgtggcttctcaaagcgctttacaggatgacaacaataataaataagaagaatacacaagataaaacacaattacaatatatagaggagaccgtggatggtggtactaagaaaagcagaggggtgaagaatggaaccagttaagtaaagacttttctgaagaagaggattttgagtctggatttgaaggagtttagagaaggtgactctctgatatccttgaggAGAGAGTTCCacagcttgggggcataacaggagaaggccctgtcacccatacaatgtagacgggcttgggggacagtaaggagagcaattagaagagcgaaggttgcgaggtggggagtagggcgataatagctcaaacaggtactgaggtgccaagccatgcagagccttgtaggtgaggattttaaagtctacacggaatttgaccagaaaccagtgcaaggactccaggataggagtaatgtgaacatttgcactagacctggtcaggattctggctgctcaattttggacatactgcagtttgttcagagtagatttagataccacagcaagtagagcattacactagtcaattcgagagaacacaaatgtgttgatcagcttttcagccacagttagtgatggCATAGGACGTAGTctagtgatatttctgaggtgaaaaaaagatgttttgacagtatgctgcacatgttaAACCAGAATAGAATATAactccaaggtttttcaattttgattgaagctcaagtacagaaccatctacagtgATACAGTGACTTCTTTGCCTCCAGTATCTCTCTCTTTAAATACTACTGCAGAAGCTCTTTACTCAAAGGAGGATCTGATTATCTACATGTGTTTTATTGCCTTAATAATATCTTGCAGTTTTTACATTGATCAATACTACTTCCTTTATTAATTGTGTTGGAAATGTGATCACACAGGTTTGCCTACCCTGTCTAGAG is drawn from Lepisosteus oculatus isolate fLepOcu1 chromosome 18, fLepOcu1.hap2, whole genome shotgun sequence and contains these coding sequences:
- the LOC107075894 gene encoding baculoviral IAP repeat-containing protein 1-like produces the protein MIVESLQDSNMCLNEESFRKMIYGLRNQVLFLWDDYGITGSPPGSVNELVLKNHMSQTAVIGVQMNRTAQVRRCASLVVTVKTFPVYSTVFLLKNLFSHNKELVKNFFINLGLSQELEGIFKTPLFALTLCALWVQDPSANMDERKIFEAYLHYTLQKPRQESVKVAAVMLSCGDLALEGLFTKQFEFTEESLRDAGIDSGDVLALGLMSKFTTQMLFPVYKFFHVSFQEYLAAKRLSDHFESDTEEQLKRGWCYLAQINTYFKVMFDYQSFLSYACSFSATTTEKIVRHLFSASESQDFFESRTENMKLLEKHPQHLHNAQMVRKFLHTSASREIWREHFLEFTIKISLHSSCLPSCAPHILQYLSGKSLQFAEMGGGNAIEMFFNLYPQSLSLLSDVVILITGFEKTDANHFLKIENALKSPCQPSVEEDYAPAFQLLRDVAEMNIANERKIDHIQSMRLCHLSETTVSTLVRVGQGHTLPLLKIKVSYLHRLADGDRVKLQCLFTVFHSVELILESAEGFLESIQDIIEQNWANFRRLAFSGSHLTRQEEDLVISMSSLEHLDLFSKKTPEFLISNLDKLSRLKELKVTSESKVLDSILDGFKHLQNLDAFTLKLFDSEDDTSKLGMSGFFISNF